A stretch of Aeromicrobium tamlense DNA encodes these proteins:
- a CDS encoding SDR family NAD(P)-dependent oxidoreductase: protein MTYFTGKVAVVTGAGSGIGRALAIGLAQRGARVAISDVDATGLAETRGMLEAAGADVRADHLDVSERERVLAYADEVAAHFGVIHQVYNNAGIAFTGDIEAMDFKHLERVMDVDYWGVVNGSKAFLPHLIASGDGHVVNISSVFGIISVPTQGAYNAAKFAVRGFTEALRMEMVARGRPVKVTCVHPGGIRTNVARNAGQVDGLDHDDLASSFDRVARTTPERAAEVILRGVEKGKARVLIGADARVIDVVSRVAGPHYQRLVARFAGKAGL from the coding sequence ATGACGTACTTCACGGGCAAGGTCGCCGTCGTCACCGGCGCGGGATCGGGCATCGGACGGGCCCTCGCGATCGGTCTCGCACAGCGGGGAGCCCGCGTGGCCATCAGCGACGTGGACGCCACGGGACTGGCCGAGACGCGAGGGATGCTCGAGGCCGCGGGCGCCGACGTCCGCGCCGATCATCTCGACGTCTCGGAGCGTGAGCGGGTGCTGGCCTACGCCGACGAGGTCGCCGCGCACTTCGGCGTGATCCATCAGGTCTACAACAACGCGGGCATCGCGTTCACCGGCGACATCGAGGCGATGGACTTCAAGCACCTCGAGCGCGTCATGGACGTGGACTACTGGGGTGTCGTGAACGGCTCGAAGGCGTTCCTGCCGCACCTCATCGCGTCGGGCGACGGTCACGTCGTCAACATCTCCAGCGTCTTCGGCATCATCTCGGTGCCCACGCAGGGTGCCTACAATGCGGCCAAGTTCGCCGTCCGCGGCTTCACCGAGGCCCTGCGGATGGAGATGGTGGCGCGCGGCCGGCCGGTCAAGGTCACGTGCGTGCACCCCGGCGGCATCAGGACCAACGTCGCTCGCAACGCCGGCCAGGTGGACGGGCTCGACCACGACGACCTGGCCTCGTCGTTCGACCGCGTCGCCCGCACCACGCCCGAGCGCGCCGCCGAGGTGATCCTGCGCGGCGTCGAGAAGGGCAAGGCGCGGGTGCTCATCGGCGCCGACGCCCGCGTGATCGACGTCGTGTCGCGGGTGGCAGGTCCGCACTACCAGCGGCTCGTGGCCCGATTCGCGGGGAAGGCGGGACTGTGA
- a CDS encoding mismatch-specific DNA-glycosylase gives MGWSRAELASFAGSTIPDLMPDELRLLFVGINPGLVSAATGLHFARRGNRFYPALVRAGLVNSDEPAEAADRLRARGVGITNLVARASARADELEPAELVEGRERLVSLVRERAPRVVAVAGITSYRTAFGHRAAKPGRQPDDLAGAQVWVVPNPSGLNAHETVESLARAYREVARAAGLLDD, from the coding sequence GTGGGCTGGAGCCGCGCCGAGCTGGCGTCGTTCGCCGGAAGCACGATCCCGGACCTGATGCCCGACGAGCTGCGCCTGCTGTTCGTCGGCATCAACCCGGGGCTCGTCAGCGCGGCCACGGGCCTGCACTTCGCGCGGCGCGGGAACCGCTTCTACCCGGCGCTCGTGCGGGCCGGGCTCGTGAACTCCGACGAACCTGCCGAGGCGGCCGACCGGCTGCGTGCGCGGGGCGTCGGCATCACCAACCTCGTCGCGCGCGCCTCCGCCCGCGCCGACGAGCTGGAGCCCGCGGAGCTGGTCGAGGGCCGCGAGCGGCTGGTCTCGCTCGTGCGCGAGCGCGCACCGCGGGTGGTGGCGGTCGCGGGCATCACGTCCTACCGCACCGCGTTCGGGCACCGCGCCGCGAAGCCGGGGCGCCAGCCCGACGACCTCGCGGGTGCCCAGGTCTGGGTGGTGCCGAACCCGAGCGGCCTCAACGCCCACGAGACCGTCGAGTCCCTGGCGCGCGCCTACCGCGAGGTGGCGCGGGCGGCAGGACTCCTCGACGACTGA
- a CDS encoding tail fiber protein, with product MLSSLRMVLACGAASAVVGAGSALVVTTATSDDAVPVSSPMYGCMDVTAGSLYLSDSGTCADDLVPVTWQGEPEAAEGADGEDGSNGQDGEDGLDGADGSAGAAGAAGAKGASGANGEDGADGEDGVDGAAGSNGAKGDKGAKGDKGEKGEKGDKGDDGAAGAKGDKGDDGAAGEKGDDGETGATGATGATGAKGDRGDDGLVPWSAVSSWSASTTYSAGPPAAVVTRGGSTYVAARSSIAADPATSPADWILVAAAGAKGDKGDRGDKGETGEQGEMGATGAAGADGEAGATGAAGAEGPAGPAGPTGPAGPQGPQGIQGPAGNSLLSGEFNQWQGSARAFRDDYDCTVGTVVLGVGWRGVPADGRILPIQQYQALFSLLGTYFGGNGSTTFAVPDLRAVTPNGLRYSICNNGIYPSSE from the coding sequence ATGCTGAGCTCCTTGCGGATGGTGTTGGCCTGCGGAGCGGCGTCGGCGGTGGTCGGGGCGGGCTCCGCACTCGTCGTGACGACGGCGACGAGTGACGACGCGGTGCCGGTGAGCTCGCCGATGTACGGCTGCATGGACGTCACGGCCGGATCGCTCTACCTCTCGGACTCCGGGACCTGCGCCGACGACCTCGTGCCGGTCACGTGGCAGGGCGAGCCAGAGGCGGCCGAGGGTGCCGACGGCGAGGACGGCTCGAACGGCCAGGACGGCGAGGACGGTCTCGACGGCGCCGATGGATCCGCTGGCGCGGCTGGCGCGGCTGGCGCGAAGGGCGCGTCCGGAGCGAACGGCGAGGACGGCGCCGACGGTGAGGACGGCGTCGACGGTGCCGCTGGGTCGAACGGCGCCAAGGGTGACAAGGGCGCCAAGGGTGACAAGGGCGAGAAGGGCGAGAAGGGCGACAAGGGCGACGACGGCGCCGCGGGTGCCAAGGGCGACAAGGGCGACGACGGTGCCGCGGGCGAGAAGGGCGATGACGGCGAAACCGGCGCGACCGGCGCCACCGGCGCCACCGGCGCCAAGGGGGATCGAGGCGACGACGGCCTCGTCCCGTGGAGCGCGGTGTCGTCCTGGAGCGCCTCGACGACCTACAGCGCCGGTCCTCCAGCGGCGGTGGTGACCCGCGGCGGCAGCACGTACGTGGCCGCGCGCTCCTCGATCGCCGCGGACCCCGCGACCTCCCCGGCGGACTGGATCCTCGTCGCGGCCGCAGGCGCGAAGGGCGACAAGGGCGACCGGGGCGACAAGGGCGAGACGGGCGAGCAGGGTGAGATGGGGGCCACGGGCGCGGCCGGCGCCGACGGTGAGGCCGGCGCCACGGGCGCGGCCGGCGCCGAGGGTCCGGCGGGCCCCGCCGGACCGACGGGTCCGGCGGGCCCGCAAGGTCCTCAGGGCATCCAGGGCCCGGCCGGGAACTCGCTGCTGTCCGGCGAGTTCAACCAGTGGCAGGGCTCCGCCCGCGCGTTCCGCGACGACTACGACTGCACGGTCGGCACGGTCGTGCTGGGCGTGGGCTGGCGGGGAGTGCCCGCCGATGGCCGGATCCTGCCGATCCAGCAGTACCAGGCGCTGTTCTCGCTCCTCGGCACCTACTTCGGCGGGAACGGGTCCACGACGTTCGCCGTCCCGGACCTGCGAGCGGTCACCCCGAACGGGCTGCGCTACAGCATCTGCAACAACGGGATCTACCCGTCGTCCGAGTGA
- a CDS encoding VOC family protein — MDQRISLVTLGVADLERSRTFYEDGLGFSKDNDEDGIAFYQLPGMILALWTRAGLAEDARVEDTGATFSGIALAQNVGSPDEVDAVIEQARAAGATVLKPAEPIEWGGYSGYVADPDGHPWEIAHNPFWTVQADGRTTLR, encoded by the coding sequence ATGGACCAACGCATCAGCCTCGTCACCCTCGGCGTCGCCGACCTCGAACGGTCGCGCACCTTCTACGAGGACGGCCTCGGGTTCTCGAAGGACAACGACGAGGACGGCATCGCGTTCTACCAGCTGCCCGGCATGATCCTGGCGCTGTGGACGCGCGCCGGGCTGGCGGAGGACGCCCGCGTCGAGGACACCGGGGCCACGTTCAGCGGCATCGCGCTGGCCCAGAACGTCGGCTCACCCGACGAGGTCGACGCCGTGATCGAGCAGGCCCGCGCGGCCGGCGCCACGGTGCTCAAGCCGGCCGAGCCCATCGAGTGGGGCGGCTACTCCGGCTACGTCGCCGACCCCGACGGCCACCCGTGGGAGATCGCGCACAACCCGTTCTGGACCGTGCAAGCCGACGGCCGCACCACCCTGAGGTGA
- a CDS encoding SGNH/GDSL hydrolase family protein, with protein MPSPARTTAKAAARTAGFSLGTYAILVGQALLARKRIGTTTDRPPSGNGVYGEDLPGEPVRCLLLGDSTMVGYGVKDLEHTPSALIGTGLSHLLGQPVQIRNESTVGARSRDLQHQITASDLDDPQLAIILIGANDITHQVPAKRSARRLAAAVARLRGLGSEVVVGSVPDFGTIKPLPVPLRTVCRYWSRHLARRQTVAAVEAGARVISLADVLEPLLLVKGDALFGDDRFHPSADGYATVCGFLVAAAVAQWRSRDEQPEVGAVEQMPLGEAAEWASEHGGTEVAPALRGRRWAAVLRRR; from the coding sequence GTGCCCAGCCCCGCGAGGACCACTGCCAAGGCCGCCGCGAGGACGGCTGGATTCAGCCTCGGCACCTACGCGATCCTCGTGGGACAGGCCCTCCTGGCGCGCAAGCGGATCGGCACCACCACCGACCGGCCGCCCTCGGGCAACGGCGTCTACGGCGAGGACCTGCCGGGCGAGCCGGTCCGCTGCCTGCTGCTCGGCGACTCGACGATGGTGGGCTACGGGGTGAAGGACCTCGAGCACACGCCGTCGGCCCTCATCGGCACCGGCCTGTCGCACCTGCTGGGCCAACCCGTGCAGATCCGCAACGAGTCCACCGTGGGCGCGCGCTCGCGCGACCTGCAGCACCAGATCACCGCGTCCGACCTCGACGACCCGCAGCTGGCGATCATCCTGATCGGCGCCAACGACATCACCCACCAGGTGCCCGCGAAGCGCTCGGCCCGCCGCCTCGCGGCCGCCGTCGCGCGCCTGCGCGGCCTCGGCAGCGAGGTCGTCGTCGGCTCGGTGCCCGACTTCGGCACGATCAAGCCGCTGCCCGTCCCCCTGCGCACCGTCTGCCGCTACTGGAGCCGCCACCTGGCCCGCCGCCAGACCGTGGCCGCCGTCGAGGCCGGCGCGCGCGTGATCTCGCTGGCCGACGTGCTCGAGCCGCTGCTGCTGGTCAAGGGCGACGCCCTCTTCGGCGATGACCGCTTCCACCCCAGCGCCGACGGCTACGCCACGGTGTGCGGGTTCCTCGTGGCGGCCGCCGTGGCGCAGTGGCGCTCGCGCGACGAGCAGCCCGAGGTCGGCGCCGTGGAGCAGATGCCGCTCGGCGAGGCCGCCGAGTGGGCGTCCGAGCACGGCGGCACTGAGGTCGCGCCGGCTCTCCGCGGCCGCCGCTGGGCCGCCGTCCTGCGCCGCCGCTGA
- a CDS encoding AI-2E family transporter, translating to MSNETPRGAGRYEVPIGIEIAAAWAWRIVVIGAALYVLALGLGHFSEVTIPIAVAILLAALTIGGVDWLVRHRVPRLVASLAVVLGLVLALVGMLGLVGQQLSTQFDDLRDSVVEGIAQLQDWARTGPLGLSDRQLADWVDRVQSAISSSDSSVVNQATEVGTQIGHFVTGFFIALFALFFFLYEGGRIWSWVVALWPRAAQPRVASSGRAAWGSLTAFVRATVLVALVDAIGIAGVALILQVPLAAAIGVLVFLGAFVPIVGALVSGMVAVLVALVAQGPVTALLMLAGVIAVQQLESHVLQPFLMGAIVALHPLAILLAIATGLVVAGVVGALLSVPFAACLNSVVRHLANGEPPDTDGVLGEESRDLGDPPPATA from the coding sequence GTGAGCAACGAGACGCCGCGCGGTGCCGGGCGGTACGAGGTTCCCATCGGCATCGAGATCGCCGCAGCCTGGGCCTGGCGCATCGTCGTCATCGGCGCCGCGCTGTACGTCCTGGCACTGGGCCTGGGGCACTTCTCCGAGGTCACCATCCCCATCGCCGTCGCGATCCTGCTGGCCGCGCTGACGATCGGCGGCGTCGACTGGCTCGTGCGGCACCGGGTGCCCCGGCTCGTGGCCTCGCTCGCGGTCGTGCTGGGGCTGGTGCTCGCGCTGGTGGGCATGCTCGGCCTGGTCGGGCAGCAGCTCTCGACGCAGTTCGACGACCTGCGCGACAGCGTCGTCGAGGGCATCGCCCAGCTGCAGGACTGGGCGCGCACCGGGCCGCTCGGCCTCTCCGACCGGCAGCTGGCCGACTGGGTCGACCGGGTGCAGTCCGCGATCTCCTCCAGCGACTCGTCGGTGGTCAACCAGGCCACCGAGGTCGGCACCCAGATCGGCCACTTCGTCACCGGGTTCTTCATCGCTCTGTTCGCGCTGTTCTTCTTCCTCTACGAGGGCGGCCGCATCTGGTCGTGGGTGGTGGCGCTCTGGCCGCGCGCCGCGCAGCCGCGCGTGGCCTCCTCGGGCCGCGCGGCGTGGGGCTCGCTCACCGCGTTCGTCCGGGCCACGGTCCTCGTCGCGCTGGTCGACGCGATCGGCATCGCCGGCGTCGCGCTGATCCTGCAGGTCCCGCTCGCGGCGGCCATCGGCGTCCTGGTGTTCCTCGGCGCGTTCGTGCCCATCGTCGGTGCGCTCGTGTCGGGCATGGTCGCCGTCCTCGTGGCGCTCGTCGCCCAGGGACCGGTCACCGCACTGCTCATGCTCGCGGGCGTGATCGCGGTCCAGCAGCTCGAGTCGCACGTCCTCCAGCCGTTCCTCATGGGCGCGATCGTCGCCCTGCACCCGCTGGCCATCCTGCTGGCGATCGCCACGGGCCTCGTCGTCGCCGGCGTGGTCGGCGCACTGCTCTCGGTGCCGTTCGCGGCCTGCCTCAACAGCGTGGTCCGGCACCTCGCGAACGGGGAGCCACCCGACACCGACGGGGTGCTGGGGGAGGAGTCCCGCGACCTCGGCGACCCACCGCCGGCCACGGCCTAG
- the msrA gene encoding peptide-methionine (S)-S-oxide reductase MsrA: MRFGFDKKTLPTADTALPGRDTRPFEVGDRHLVTGNPIETDGPEGFGVAVFGLGCFWGEEKTFWEQPGVWSTSVGYAGGLTPNPTYEEVCTGRTGHAEVVKVVFDPSVTSYADLLKVFWENHDPTQGMRQGNDRGSQYRSILLTTTPEQQAEAEASRDAYQKQMTAHGYGQITTQIRPLEDYWYAEEGHQQYLVKNPYGYCPLHATGVSYA; encoded by the coding sequence ATGCGATTCGGATTCGACAAGAAGACGCTGCCCACGGCCGACACGGCCCTGCCCGGCCGCGACACCCGCCCCTTCGAGGTCGGCGACCGCCACCTCGTCACGGGCAACCCCATCGAGACCGACGGCCCCGAGGGCTTCGGCGTCGCGGTCTTCGGACTCGGCTGCTTCTGGGGCGAGGAGAAGACGTTCTGGGAGCAGCCCGGCGTCTGGTCCACCTCGGTCGGCTACGCCGGCGGTCTCACCCCCAACCCCACCTACGAGGAGGTGTGCACCGGACGCACCGGTCACGCCGAGGTCGTGAAGGTGGTCTTCGACCCCTCGGTCACCAGCTACGCCGACCTGCTCAAGGTGTTCTGGGAGAACCACGACCCCACGCAGGGCATGCGCCAGGGCAACGATCGCGGCTCGCAGTACCGCTCGATCCTGCTGACGACCACGCCGGAGCAGCAGGCCGAGGCGGAGGCGTCCCGCGACGCCTACCAGAAGCAGATGACCGCCCACGGGTACGGACAGATCACCACGCAGATCCGTCCGCTCGAGGACTACTGGTACGCCGAGGAGGGCCACCAGCAGTACCTCGTGAAGAACCCGTACGGCTACTGCCCGCTGCACGCCACCGGCGTCTCGTACGCCTGA
- a CDS encoding antibiotic biosynthesis monooxygenase gives MIIRRWRGAVRPEDVEAYLAHQSATGVRAYRATPGNLGVLVLRRPVGDLVEVVTLSLWESMDDVRSFAGDDPGVAVFYPGDDDLLVEKDAHVDHHEVTEAELDADLLGRFAG, from the coding sequence GTGATCATCCGTCGCTGGCGGGGCGCCGTGCGCCCCGAGGACGTCGAGGCCTACCTGGCGCACCAGAGCGCCACGGGGGTGCGCGCCTATCGCGCGACCCCCGGGAACCTCGGCGTCCTCGTGCTGCGCCGTCCCGTCGGCGACCTCGTCGAGGTCGTCACGCTCTCGCTGTGGGAGTCGATGGACGACGTGCGGAGCTTCGCCGGCGACGACCCGGGCGTCGCCGTCTTCTACCCCGGCGACGACGACCTGCTCGTCGAGAAGGACGCCCACGTCGACCACCACGAGGTCACCGAGGCCGAGCTGGACGCCGACCTCCTCGGCCGGTTCGCGGGCTGA
- a CDS encoding tyrosine-protein phosphatase, with protein sequence MNETVPNLRDLGGTSVEGGVIRPGRLLRSALPLGDDVAPDDITWPPTVVIDLRSSMETETQHPLAGPGVTVLNFPLLSALRPGVAPPESLAELYQLMLQTTSEHLVEVIDAVAQAEDATTLVHCAAGKDRTGVSIAMVLALLGAKRDDIVEDYLVTAQHEEQIQARFNRLFGERRAMLPAGYIATPVEAISGVLDTWDQHPGGAVGWFQRAGGTPQTIDRLRTTLVR encoded by the coding sequence GTGAACGAGACCGTCCCGAACCTGCGCGACCTCGGCGGCACCTCCGTCGAGGGCGGCGTCATCCGTCCCGGCCGCCTGCTGCGCAGCGCCCTGCCCCTGGGTGACGACGTCGCGCCCGACGACATCACGTGGCCGCCCACGGTCGTCATCGACCTGCGCTCCTCGATGGAGACCGAGACCCAGCACCCGCTCGCCGGGCCGGGGGTCACGGTGCTCAACTTCCCGCTGCTCAGCGCGCTGCGGCCGGGCGTCGCGCCGCCGGAGTCGCTGGCCGAGCTCTACCAGCTCATGCTGCAGACCACGTCGGAGCACCTCGTCGAGGTGATCGACGCGGTCGCGCAGGCCGAGGACGCCACCACCCTCGTCCACTGCGCCGCGGGCAAGGACCGCACCGGCGTCTCGATCGCGATGGTGCTCGCGCTGCTCGGCGCGAAGCGCGACGACATCGTCGAGGACTACCTCGTCACGGCGCAGCACGAGGAGCAGATCCAGGCCCGCTTCAACCGTCTCTTCGGCGAGCGTCGCGCCATGCTGCCGGCCGGCTACATCGCCACGCCGGTCGAGGCGATCAGCGGCGTGCTCGACACGTGGGACCAGCACCCCGGCGGCGCCGTCGGCTGGTTCCAGCGCGCCGGCGGCACGCCCCAGACCATCGACCGGCTCCGCACTACGCTGGTGCGATGA
- a CDS encoding pirin family protein, protein MSPDRTIEPREVPLGGLRGLKVHRTLPSKEIPLIGAWCFVDHFGPTEHRMEVLPHPHIGLQTVTWPIEGRIRHRDSLGSNVVLEPGELNLMTSGDGVSHSEFTEGPPGEMHGVQLWVALPDATRRGPAAFEHHPDLPRIEGEGWAGVVLVGSFAGETSKATVHTPLVGVELRLQPGRHEFDLDPDFEHGILAVDGAVRVGGRAVPHRSLEYVAPGRARLALEVDRPTIVMLLGGEPFGEEIVMWWNFIGRSHEEIVEAREAWEALAPRYGHVEGHGDQVIPAPPMPHVRLRPRVRRA, encoded by the coding sequence ATGAGTCCGGATCGGACGATCGAGCCGCGCGAGGTCCCGCTGGGCGGGCTGCGCGGACTCAAGGTCCATCGCACGCTGCCCAGCAAGGAGATCCCGCTCATCGGAGCGTGGTGCTTCGTCGACCACTTCGGTCCCACCGAGCACCGCATGGAGGTGCTGCCGCACCCGCACATCGGGCTGCAGACCGTCACGTGGCCGATCGAGGGACGGATCCGGCACCGCGACAGCCTCGGCAGCAACGTCGTGCTGGAGCCGGGCGAGCTCAACCTCATGACCTCGGGCGACGGGGTGTCGCACTCGGAGTTCACCGAGGGCCCGCCCGGCGAGATGCACGGCGTGCAGCTGTGGGTGGCCCTGCCCGACGCCACGCGGCGCGGCCCCGCCGCCTTCGAGCACCACCCCGACCTGCCGCGCATCGAGGGGGAGGGCTGGGCCGGCGTCGTGCTGGTCGGCAGCTTCGCCGGCGAGACGTCGAAGGCCACGGTGCACACGCCGCTCGTCGGCGTCGAGCTGCGGCTCCAGCCCGGGCGCCACGAGTTCGACCTGGATCCCGACTTCGAGCACGGCATCCTCGCCGTCGACGGCGCCGTCAGGGTGGGCGGACGAGCCGTTCCGCACCGCTCGCTGGAGTACGTGGCCCCCGGCCGCGCGCGTCTGGCGCTCGAGGTCGACCGCCCCACGATCGTCATGCTGCTCGGCGGCGAGCCGTTCGGCGAGGAGATCGTCATGTGGTGGAACTTCATCGGCCGCTCGCACGAGGAGATCGTCGAGGCGCGCGAGGCCTGGGAGGCGCTCGCGCCCCGCTACGGGCACGTCGAGGGCCACGGCGACCAGGTCATCCCGGCCCCGCCGATGCCCCACGTGAGACTTCGTCCGCGCGTTCGTCGCGCCTGA
- a CDS encoding cytochrome P450, whose translation MSVFTVKNAWGGQRLPHPPGRRPVAYDALTMRTGTPLANVMRVGKDLGPLFEVRVFSQKFVFVTGAELAAEMCDETRFHKNLPPALVALREFVGDALFTAFDHEPNWDTAHGVLMPAFSKAAMRGYHDTMLETAAEMLAVWDGIDGPIDVTADMTKLTMETISRCAFSRDFGSFTSRERHPFVDAMIAALMTGMQKSSLDSIPGGKRIAKRIDEANAEHRAYVDDLVDEMVRDRRATGERRDDLLDRMLYEAHPETGVRLDDQNIREQILTFLVAGHETTSGALSFVLYYLSRHPELLAKAQAETDALLGDDPDAEPTFEQVPRFRYLRRCLDEGLRLWPTAPAFARSPRETTTIAAGTDHEAVMTPDDWAIIVLPMMHRDPVAWGPTADEFDPDRFLPENSRGRMKNVYKPFGTGDRACIGRQFALHEAILVLARLLHRYDIAADPDYELRIDERLTIVPKGFEVTLTRRTPSRGPEALADDDGPAEVPTGCPVAH comes from the coding sequence GTGAGCGTCTTCACCGTCAAGAACGCGTGGGGCGGCCAGCGCCTGCCGCACCCGCCCGGTCGTCGCCCCGTCGCCTACGACGCCCTGACGATGCGCACGGGCACGCCGCTGGCCAACGTCATGCGCGTCGGCAAGGACCTCGGTCCGCTGTTCGAGGTGCGCGTGTTCAGCCAGAAGTTCGTCTTCGTCACCGGTGCCGAGCTGGCCGCCGAGATGTGCGACGAGACCCGCTTCCACAAGAACCTGCCGCCGGCCCTGGTGGCGCTGCGCGAGTTCGTCGGCGACGCCCTGTTCACGGCGTTCGACCACGAGCCCAACTGGGACACGGCGCACGGCGTGCTGATGCCCGCGTTCTCCAAGGCGGCGATGCGCGGCTACCACGACACGATGCTCGAGACGGCTGCTGAGATGCTCGCGGTCTGGGACGGGATCGACGGACCGATCGACGTCACAGCCGACATGACCAAGCTGACGATGGAGACGATCAGTCGCTGCGCGTTCAGCCGCGACTTCGGATCGTTCACGTCGCGCGAGCGACACCCGTTCGTCGACGCCATGATCGCCGCACTGATGACCGGCATGCAGAAGTCGTCGCTCGACTCGATCCCGGGCGGCAAGCGCATCGCCAAGCGGATCGACGAGGCGAACGCCGAGCACCGCGCCTACGTGGACGACCTCGTCGACGAGATGGTGCGCGACCGTCGGGCGACGGGGGAGCGGCGCGACGACCTGCTCGACCGCATGCTCTACGAGGCGCACCCGGAGACGGGCGTGCGGCTCGACGACCAAAACATCCGCGAGCAGATCCTGACCTTCCTGGTGGCGGGTCACGAGACGACGTCGGGCGCGCTGAGCTTCGTCCTCTACTACCTCTCGCGCCATCCCGAGCTGCTGGCGAAGGCGCAGGCCGAGACCGACGCGCTGCTCGGCGACGACCCCGATGCCGAGCCGACCTTCGAGCAGGTGCCGCGGTTCCGGTACCTGCGCCGCTGCTTGGACGAGGGCCTGCGGCTGTGGCCCACCGCGCCCGCGTTCGCGCGCTCGCCGCGCGAGACCACCACGATCGCGGCGGGCACCGACCACGAGGCCGTGATGACGCCCGACGACTGGGCGATCATCGTGCTGCCGATGATGCACCGCGACCCCGTGGCCTGGGGGCCGACGGCGGACGAGTTCGATCCCGACCGCTTCCTGCCCGAGAACTCCAGGGGCCGGATGAAGAACGTCTACAAGCCGTTCGGCACGGGCGACCGGGCCTGCATCGGGCGCCAGTTCGCGCTGCACGAGGCGATCCTCGTCCTCGCGCGGCTGCTGCACCGCTACGACATCGCGGCCGACCCCGACTACGAGCTGCGAATCGACGAGCGCCTCACGATCGTGCCGAAGGGCTTCGAGGTGACGCTGACCCGTCGGACACCGTCGCGCGGGCCCGAGGCGCTGGCCGACGACGACGGTCCGGCCGAGGTGCCCACGGGCTGCCCCGTGGCGCACTGA
- the ilvA gene encoding threonine ammonia-lyase: MDLDDARAARELLDGVSEVTPLTHSRWLHALTGRDVRFKCENLQRAGSFKIRGAYTRIARLSDEERSRGVVAASAGNHAQGVALAAAQLGAAATIFMPHGAALPKVAATRGYGADIRFHGSGVTEALVAASEFAERTGATLIHPFDHPDIVAGQATVGLEIIEQLPEVATILVPLGGGGLAAGIGLVKTERPDVTVVGVQAEAAAAYPDSLAEGMPVEADLGATMADGIAVARPGEVPFGLIRDHVDEVVTVSEESMSQALIGLLERAKLLVEPAGAVGVAALLEHPDRFEGPIVPVLSGGNIDALLLLEVIRHGLASGGRFLMFRVRISDRPGELMRLLTALAEMDVNILNVHHDRGSEALGVREVEVALQVATRGPEHRADVWRRLVELGYDPI; encoded by the coding sequence GTGGATCTCGACGATGCGCGCGCGGCGCGCGAGCTGCTCGACGGAGTCAGCGAGGTCACGCCGCTGACGCACTCCCGCTGGCTGCACGCCCTGACCGGGCGCGACGTCCGGTTCAAGTGCGAGAACCTGCAGCGCGCGGGGTCGTTCAAGATCCGCGGCGCCTACACCCGGATCGCCCGGCTGTCCGACGAGGAGCGCTCCCGCGGCGTCGTCGCAGCCAGCGCCGGCAACCACGCGCAGGGCGTCGCCCTCGCGGCGGCGCAGCTCGGCGCTGCCGCCACGATCTTCATGCCGCACGGCGCGGCCCTGCCCAAGGTCGCGGCCACGCGTGGCTACGGTGCCGACATCCGCTTCCACGGCTCGGGCGTCACCGAGGCGCTCGTCGCGGCCTCGGAGTTCGCCGAGCGGACCGGGGCCACCCTGATCCACCCGTTCGACCACCCCGACATCGTCGCGGGCCAGGCCACCGTGGGCCTCGAGATCATCGAGCAGCTGCCCGAGGTCGCCACGATCCTCGTGCCGCTCGGCGGTGGCGGGCTCGCGGCCGGCATCGGTCTGGTCAAGACCGAGCGCCCCGACGTCACGGTCGTCGGCGTGCAGGCCGAGGCCGCCGCGGCCTACCCCGACTCGCTCGCCGAGGGCATGCCCGTCGAGGCCGACCTCGGCGCCACGATGGCCGACGGCATCGCCGTGGCCCGCCCCGGCGAGGTGCCCTTCGGACTGATCCGCGACCACGTCGACGAGGTCGTCACGGTCTCCGAGGAGTCGATGAGCCAGGCGCTGATCGGCCTGCTCGAGCGGGCCAAGCTGCTCGTCGAGCCCGCCGGCGCGGTGGGCGTGGCGGCGCTGCTGGAGCACCCCGACCGGTTCGAGGGACCCATCGTGCCCGTGCTGTCCGGCGGCAACATCGACGCGCTGCTGCTGCTCGAGGTGATCCGCCACGGCCTCGCGTCCGGCGGCCGCTTCCTCATGTTCCGCGTGCGCATCTCCGACCGTCCCGGCGAGCTGATGCGTCTGCTCACCGCGCTGGCCGAGATGGACGTCAACATCCTCAACGTGCACCACGACCGCGGCTCCGAGGCCCTCGGCGTGCGCGAGGTCGAGGTCGCCCTGCAGGTCGCCACCCGCGGTCCCGAGCACCGCGCCGACGTCTGGCGCCGTCTCGTGGAGCTCGGCTACGACCCGATCTGA